A region from the Phaenicophaeus curvirostris isolate KB17595 chromosome 30, BPBGC_Pcur_1.0, whole genome shotgun sequence genome encodes:
- the LOC138732362 gene encoding dynein axonemal heavy chain 17-like, producing the protein MYEEASGFANTQVFKGWLQSDCCPFKQALLGAVKSRGLVLWQHLVNHVTTSLQDLEGFLQDVNAALNKPLEEGDYDGLVEMMGHLRRAKERQAVTDGMFEPLKEIVALLSTYREQMLEEIHLQLQVSCLDWDRAGHRLPGATLPTP; encoded by the exons ATGTACGAGGAGGCGTCAGGCTTTGCCAACACCCAGGTGTTTAAGGGGTGGCTGCAGAGCGACTGCTGCCCCTTCAAGCAGGCGCTGCTGGGTGCCGTCAAGTCCCGGGGCCTTGTGCTCTGGCAGCACCTTGTCAACCACGTCACCACCAG TCTCCAGGACCTGGAGGGTTTCCTCCAAGATGTGAACGCTGCCTTGAATAAACCTCTGGAGGAGGGAGATTATGACGGGCTGGTGGAAATGATGGGGCACCTGAGGAGGGCCAAGGAGAGGCAGGCAGTGACTGATGGCATGTTTGAGCCCCTGAAGGAGATAGTTGCTCTGCTCAGCACTTACAGAGAGCAGATGCTAGAGGAGATCCACCTGCAGCTCCAGGTGAGCTGTTTGGATTGGGACAGGGCTGGGCACAGGCTCCCTGGGGCCACGCTGCCaacaccatag